The following proteins come from a genomic window of Euzebya sp.:
- a CDS encoding helix-turn-helix domain-containing protein: MAKLEDRTRLALARARQSAGKSLSELSAETGISASTLSRIEGGDRRLTVDALERISEALGTTPAAVLADAAREDRILMPTPQVELSDGMTGIVLRVEDDGRALMRITVPPRGESTHTSVHPGTEWFHVLRGRVRLRVGERRLVVEPGQTAQFATSEPHSIGGFGGEAEVLSRFEPGAHRT, encoded by the coding sequence ATGGCAAAGCTCGAGGATCGCACCCGCCTGGCGCTCGCCCGCGCCCGGCAGTCCGCCGGCAAGTCGCTGTCGGAGCTGTCCGCGGAGACGGGGATCTCCGCGTCGACGCTCAGCCGCATCGAGGGGGGAGATCGACGGCTCACCGTCGACGCGCTCGAGCGGATCAGCGAGGCGCTCGGCACCACCCCGGCAGCGGTCCTCGCCGACGCGGCGCGCGAGGACCGGATCCTGATGCCGACCCCCCAGGTCGAGCTGTCCGACGGCATGACCGGGATCGTCCTCCGCGTCGAGGACGACGGGCGTGCCCTGATGCGCATCACGGTGCCGCCCCGCGGTGAGTCGACCCACACGTCGGTCCACCCCGGCACCGAGTGGTTCCACGTCCTCCGCGGTCGCGTCCGGTTGCGGGTCGGCGAGCGGCGCCTCGTCGTCGAGCCCGGCCAGACCGCGCAGTTCGCCACCAGCGAGCCGCACTCGATCGGGGGGTTCGGCGGCGAGGCCGAGGTCCTCTCCCGCTTCGAGCCCGGAGCACACCGGACCTGA
- a CDS encoding iron chaperone — protein MFEEFLGDLDADSSRAVAMIIDHVAALVPEAEEGRSYGLAAFIWHDKPLLGFNATATHLSLYPFSPAAVDAVRPQLEGFRLSKGTLRFTPDRPVPLDAVTTLVQRRMEEIAGD, from the coding sequence GTGTTCGAGGAGTTCCTTGGCGACCTGGACGCGGACTCCTCCCGCGCGGTCGCGATGATCATCGACCACGTGGCCGCGCTGGTGCCCGAGGCCGAGGAGGGCCGGAGCTACGGCCTGGCCGCCTTCATCTGGCACGACAAGCCGCTGCTCGGGTTCAACGCCACGGCGACGCACCTGTCGTTGTACCCGTTCAGCCCGGCGGCCGTCGACGCCGTCCGCCCGCAGCTGGAGGGCTTCCGGCTGTCCAAGGGCACGCTCCGGTTCACCCCGGACCGCCCCGTGCCCCTCGACGCGGTGACGACGCTGGTCCAGCGGCGCATGGAGGAGATCGCCGGCGACTGA